In a genomic window of Melanotaenia boesemani isolate fMelBoe1 chromosome 1, fMelBoe1.pri, whole genome shotgun sequence:
- the LOC121654920 gene encoding uncharacterized protein LOC121654920: MECLDPSLMFRNPDKCKNQMKSLVQTFLKDKQLAGGVTAGEAIVQQFESFLSVEARNEEFLDFQPFEKRLDTFLHGRLSRPYPAAWDFCQKLLLLSHGQASVERGFSVNKEVESENMQEDTIVTHRLICDYVAMHGGVTQVPLTKELMAAVGAARSKYRLFLDQERTRKEKESQSQKRKQTEESLEDLKKRKTSLEEVSVCLARDADALAEEAEGKAGSKMAQLLSKSNALRRAYKEKLAQLKSVETEIDAKRDELRRM; the protein is encoded by the exons ATGGAGTGTCTGGACCCGTCTCTCATGTTCAGGAACCCAGACAAATGCAAGAATCAGATGAAGTCTCTCGTTCAGACATTCCTGAAGGACAAGCAGCTGGCAGGAGGTGTAACTGCTG GGGAGGCCATTGTCCAACAATTTGAATCTTTCCTGTCCGTTGAGGCAAGGAATGAAGAATTTCTCGACTTCCAGCCATTTGAGAAACGCCTAGACACCTTCCTGCATGGGAGATTAAGCCGGCCTTACCCAGCTGCTTGGGATTTTTGCCagaagttgctgctgctttcACATGGCCAGGCCTCTGTTGAAAGGGGCTTTTCTGTCAACAAGGAGGTGGAGTCTGAGAACATGCAAGAGGACACAATTGTCACACACAGGCTCATATGTGACTATGTTGCAATGCATGGGGGTGTCACACAGGTTCCCCTCACCAAGGAACTCATGGCAGCTGTAGGTGCTGCCCGGTCAAAATACAGACTCTTTCTGGACCAGGAGCgaaccagaaaagaaaaggaatcccagagccagaaaagaaagcaaactgAGGAATCTTTGGAGGAccttaagaaaagaaaaacaagcttgGAGGAggtgtctgtctgtcttgcCAGGGATGCAGATGCCCTTGCAGAAGAAGCCGAGGGCAAGGCTGGCTCCAAAATGGCTCAGCTTCTCTCAAAGTCAAATGCCCTGAGACGGGCGTACAAAGAAAAACTTGCCCAACTCAAAAGTGTTGAAACTGAGATTGATGCTAAGAGGGATGAACTGAGACGAATGTAG